In Malania oleifera isolate guangnan ecotype guangnan chromosome 8, ASM2987363v1, whole genome shotgun sequence, a single window of DNA contains:
- the LOC131162658 gene encoding uncharacterized protein LOC131162658: MSTTLALALLDFNNVFIIEFDAIRSWHGVVLIYKVESLKIVLIGWHFQIQTSHKSLKYYLEQGIYSMEQQKWTNLLGYDYVIIYKKGAEKLWQMHPHDFNPSILDSLAVYVRACGGEGVQVQGHLKFDHDIPSAKRDYQLNYRCTAEQIYSICILSNFSVHDNANAKADLTLKREKILKIKWRFSIRSRWRNDAELVELMGKVQNGQETEFSISDDGALRFRTRLCVPANLENKKVILEEVHRSLYTVHSGSTKMYRDLRESLW; this comes from the exons ATGTCCACCACACTAGCTCTTGCCTTGCTAGATTTCAACAACGTGTTCATCATTGAGTTTGATGCAATCAGGAGTTGGCATGGTGTAGTTTTAAT TTACAAAGTGGAGAGTCTGAAGATTGTATTAATTGGTTGGCATTTCCAAATCCAAACTAGTCACAAGAGCCTGAAGTATTATTTGGAGCAAGGAATCTATTCTATGGAACAACAAAAGTGGACTAACTTGTTGGGCTATGACTATGTGATTATTTACAAGAAAGGGGCCGAGAAGTTGTGGCAAATGCACCCTCATGACTTCAATCCCTCCATTTTAGACTCTTTAGCTGTTTATGTACGTGCAT GTGGTGGTGAAGGTGTTCAAGTTCAAGGGCACTTGAAGTTTGATCATGATATACCCTCTGCCAAGAGAGATTACCAGTTGAACTACAGATGCACAGCCGAGCAGATTTATTCTATTTGCATTTTGTCTAATTTCTCTGTACATGATAATGCTAATGCAAAAGCAGATTTGACCcttaaaagagaaaaaatattgaaaattaag tggagattcagcatccgatccagatggagaAATGATGCAGAACtggtagagcttatgggaaaagTACAAAATGGTCAGGaaacagagttcagcatttcagatgatggagccttgaggtttcgtACTAGGTTATGCGTTCCAGCTAACCTTGAGAACAAGAAGGTTATTCTGGAAGAAGTACATCGGTCTCTGTATACTGTACAttcgggtagcactaaaatgtatagggatcttcgagagtccttatGGTGA